TGGCAGTCTCGTACATGACCCGTTCGATCTCCATAGTAACCGATGAAGTGCATTCGTCGAGAATGGCAAACTTGGGTCGATGGTAGAAGAGCCTTGCCATGGCGATGCGCTGTTGGAGTCCACCGGAGAGTACGTCACgccattcttcctctgcGTCCCAACCATTGGGGCGGTCAACGACTGAAGCGATTTCGACGATGGAGAGGATATCATAAAGATCATCGTCGGTAACGCCCTTGGCACGCATTTCGCGAAGTCCGTCTGGGTAGATGACTTGCTGGCGAAGGGTTCCGCGAGACAAGTAAGGGCGTTGCggaatataaaatatctcgTCAAATCGAGGTTTCTTTACTTTGCCTCCGTAGACAGGCCAGAGGCCGCCCAGGATCCGAAACAAAGATGACTTGCCACATCCGTTCGGGCCAACGATTAGTAGATGATCACCGGGGTGCACTGTGAATGACAGCTTCCGGACCAGAACATCCCCGTTGGGTGAGACAATCGGGACATCGGTGAATTCGATCGAGTCGCTTTCCTCGACCTCACCCCGACCGGACAAAACAGCTGCATTCTCCTCGGTCGACGCAGAAGACAccagcttcttctcgaagcgTCCGGCTAATAAGTCGTCCATGACCTCTAGCAATGATGAGACACGGGCAGTGTAGCCGGCTAGCTCAGAGATCTCCTTGTAAGAAAACATCAAGCGGCCAAAGGCAtcagaagaggaaagcaacatCCTCCTATTCGTAACAAAACCTAGTCGAAGTGGTGTCAGCTGAGTATCATATGTCAGCCTTGATCCCTGCACTTACTCTCCGTACGGTCACCCATAGTCTGGGTGATTTGACCGGGAATCTTGAAGAAGACTGGGATGCTGCACAGGATCAATCCCAGGGCTCCCCAGAAATACTTGATGACAAAGTCCTCCATGAAGCCGTGGTATAACCGTCTCCGTAGAATGCGATTCACGTGCTTGATTAACGTGAAATAGCCTTTGTCTAGAGtatccttctccgcctcgTGGCCGTGATATAGGGCAATCTCTTCACTATAGTCGATCAACCTCGAGTGGAGGAACCGGAATTCTCCTTCCAAGCGGGCTTCATCGGCGACATATTTTCCAAATGGTGGTGTTAGCGCACGCATGACGTTAGCTGACAACTGAACCAACAGGCTCATAATAAAGAGGCCTTCGCCGCCCACACTCTTCGAAAGagaataattatagattgcCATATCCAAAACTGGTTTGGCTAGGTTAGAATATAGCTCTGCCAGACTGTCAGAAAACCGAGACACGTCTACCGTGATGAGTTGATCGGGATTTTTGACTCGGTCATCCAGCGCAGAGATCGCGTAGAATGTCATGTTGCTCAGGTACTTGTCATGGATGTAATCTGTCAAGCGTTTCCTGTAACTGAGAGCAAGTTTACATTGGTGATAAGAAAGCTAGAAAGGTTAAATGATGTTAGCTGGTGTAGTTCACTTGCCTGGGAGTCGACCAGAACCGGCGCACGACATACCATGGAATTCGTGAAAGTTGCTGGTACGGCAACAATCATCCACCACACAAGTCCCAGTAAGAAgtcctttcccttccctctcaCTAAGTTACTGACCAGTCTCCCATCTAGTTCAGCGACATATAGACTGAGTAATGTTCGAAGCACCAGGAAGACACTGTGGCCGGCCAGTAACCGCAGCTCTTTGCTCCGCCAGCTGGGGATCACAATTTTCAACAACCGAAGTAGATTTCGAAAGAATTCGCGGTTCACCCCGACTTTCTTTCGCGGCCGGTCGCCGCCATCCCCGATACTGCTGGTCCCTGGACGCCGCCGCAGCTCGACTTGTTGCTGGGAAGCGGCTTTCTGTTCGGAGATGGCATTATGGATGCGCTTTGCTAAAGCCGCGAAGAGGGCCAAATAGACTGTGCGAGAAATTCCAGTGCGGTGGCGTAGATACAAGGTAGTTAGACTCGAGAAGATCTGCCGAACCGATCGTTCGGGAGGAAGCAGTTTGGACTGAGCGGCCATCGcgacggggaggaagaagccgcGCGCAAGATAGGCAGAATTAATTTCAGCCAGAGTCAACTTGGGATAACATGGCCATGAAGCGGATTAATTTAGTTGCCGGCGGAGGAAGTATAGTGCCACCTTGTTCTTTcgggagggaaaagaaggtggaggaggagagagaatcAGAGGATGATGGATGACGGATGGTTGTTTAGTCGGAGAAGAACCCGGGGAATGACATGTGAACGGATCATCCCCCGACTTTCTGGGGAAGCC
The sequence above is a segment of the Aspergillus flavus chromosome 4, complete sequence genome. Coding sequences within it:
- a CDS encoding peroxisomal long-chain acyl-CoA transporter, ABC superfamily (abc fatty acid transporter, putative) is translated as MAAQSKLLPPERSVRQIFSSLTTLYLRHRTGISRTVYLALFAALAKRIHNAISEQKAASQQQVELRRRPGTSSIGDGGDRPRKKVGVNREFFRNLLRLLKIVIPSWRSKELRLLAGHSVFLVLRTLLSLYVAELDGRLVSNLVRGKGKDFLLGLVWWMIVAVPATFTNSMLSYHQCKLALSYRKRLTDYIHDKYLSNMTFYAISALDDRVKNPDQLITVDVSRFSDSLAELYSNLAKPVLDMAIYNYSLSKSVGGEGLFIMSLLVQLSANVMRALTPPFGKYVADEARLEGEFRFLHSRLIDYSEEIALYHGHEAEKDTLDKGYFTLIKHVNRILRRRLYHGFMEDFVIKYFWGALGLILCSIPVFFKIPGQITQTMGDRTESFVTNRRMLLSSSDAFGRLMFSYKEISELAGYTARVSSLLEVMDDLLAGRFEKKLVSSASTEENAAVLSGRGEVEESDSIEFTDVPIVSPNGDVLVRKLSFTVHPGDHLLIVGPNGCGKSSLFRILGGLWPVYGGKVKKPRFDEIFYIPQRPYLSRGTLRQQVIYPDGLREMRAKGVTDDDLYDILSIVEIASVVDRPNGWDAEEEWRDVLSGGLQQRIAMARLFYHRPKFAILDECTSSVTMEIERVMYETAKRLGTTLMTVSHRRSLWKYHKKILQFDGQGGYIFTGLDWERRLKLEDEKEELDLHLRAVPELQRRMAELSAS